From the genome of Mesorhizobium japonicum MAFF 303099, one region includes:
- a CDS encoding putative bifunctional diguanylate cyclase/phosphodiesterase, producing the protein MRVISCIVTEHNLWLVLLAALMCVTGCWVTIGLLDRARKTVGVQMRGWLFLTAVAAGSSIWCTHFIAMLAYQPGAPITFDPAFTMISLVIAMVGTGAGFGLALDKGRGLAPEWGGCLVGLAISAMHYTGMMAYHVAGIVEWDAFYVVASVLIAMAFSSVAVGHAMRRPYRWSHYVGIGLLVLAIVGLHFTAMAAVAVTPLSFITTGTNPDILEAMAVAVAVAGLIVAATGFASYLIDERGRLESFERLQHLALNDSLTGLANRVSFNDRLDHEIERAREHQDTMTAVIVIDLDRFKEINDLRGHAAGDQALKIIARRLAKLTGDGEFVARLGGDEFAAIKRFKDQNDLLGLVSRLEKSLFEPLRIDDFETVTGASIGVAVYPRDGADRERLVSNADLAMYRAKNDVTRAVCFYESAMDETARARRALATDLRQAIDRGELSLHYQVQTSVQTGATCGYEALLRWTHPVHGMIPPAEFIPIAEENGSILAIGEWVLRTACRQAASWDNGHKIAVNLSPVQFAHADLATLVHQILVETGLSPKRLELELTESTIVADKVRTLHVLRQIKALGVTIAIDDFGTGYSSLDTLRSFPFDKIKLDRSFMADVERSPQAKAIIRAVLTLGRSLDIPVLAEGVETHVQLTILQVEGCNEAQGYFLGRPKPIDQIGLISGADTGAPTFEVPVRMRVAIG; encoded by the coding sequence ATGCGCGTCATTTCATGCATCGTCACGGAGCATAATCTGTGGCTCGTCCTGCTGGCGGCGCTGATGTGCGTCACCGGTTGCTGGGTGACGATCGGCCTCCTGGACCGCGCGAGGAAAACCGTTGGCGTGCAGATGCGGGGATGGCTTTTCCTGACCGCGGTCGCGGCCGGTTCCTCGATCTGGTGCACGCATTTCATCGCCATGCTGGCCTATCAGCCCGGCGCGCCGATCACCTTCGATCCGGCGTTCACCATGATCTCCCTGGTCATCGCCATGGTCGGAACCGGGGCGGGCTTCGGTCTGGCGCTCGACAAAGGCCGCGGCCTGGCGCCGGAATGGGGCGGATGCCTTGTCGGGCTGGCGATCTCGGCCATGCACTATACCGGCATGATGGCCTATCACGTGGCCGGCATCGTCGAATGGGACGCCTTCTACGTCGTCGCTTCCGTGCTGATCGCGATGGCATTCTCCTCCGTGGCGGTCGGCCATGCGATGCGCCGGCCGTACCGCTGGTCGCACTATGTCGGCATCGGGCTTCTGGTGCTGGCGATCGTCGGCCTGCATTTCACCGCGATGGCGGCGGTGGCGGTGACGCCGCTTTCCTTCATCACCACGGGGACCAATCCCGATATCCTGGAAGCGATGGCCGTCGCGGTCGCCGTGGCCGGGCTGATCGTCGCCGCCACCGGCTTCGCCAGCTATCTGATCGACGAACGCGGTCGGCTCGAAAGCTTCGAGCGGCTGCAGCATCTTGCCCTCAACGACTCGCTTACCGGCCTTGCCAACCGGGTCTCCTTCAACGACCGCCTCGACCATGAGATCGAGCGGGCGCGCGAGCATCAGGACACGATGACCGCCGTCATCGTCATCGACCTCGACCGGTTCAAGGAAATCAACGACCTCAGGGGACACGCCGCCGGCGACCAGGCGCTCAAGATCATTGCCCGCAGGCTGGCGAAGCTGACCGGCGACGGCGAGTTCGTCGCCCGGCTGGGCGGCGACGAATTTGCCGCCATCAAGCGCTTCAAGGACCAGAACGACCTGCTCGGCCTGGTGTCGCGGCTGGAGAAATCATTGTTCGAGCCGTTGCGGATCGACGATTTCGAGACCGTCACCGGCGCCAGCATCGGCGTTGCCGTCTATCCGCGGGACGGGGCCGACCGGGAGAGGCTGGTCAGCAATGCGGATCTGGCCATGTACCGAGCCAAGAACGACGTGACGCGGGCCGTCTGCTTCTACGAATCGGCGATGGACGAGACGGCGCGGGCGCGCCGGGCGCTGGCCACCGACCTTCGCCAGGCAATCGACCGGGGCGAGCTCTCGCTGCACTATCAGGTGCAGACCTCGGTGCAGACCGGCGCCACGTGCGGCTACGAGGCGTTGCTGCGCTGGACCCATCCCGTGCACGGCATGATCCCGCCCGCCGAATTCATTCCGATCGCCGAAGAGAACGGTTCCATCCTGGCGATCGGCGAATGGGTGCTGCGCACCGCATGCCGCCAGGCCGCCTCCTGGGACAATGGCCACAAGATCGCGGTCAATCTGTCGCCGGTGCAGTTCGCCCATGCCGATCTCGCCACGCTCGTCCATCAGATCCTGGTCGAGACCGGCCTGTCGCCGAAGCGTCTCGAGCTCGAGCTGACCGAATCGACGATCGTCGCCGACAAGGTGCGCACGCTGCACGTGCTGCGCCAGATCAAGGCGCTGGGCGTGACGATCGCGATCGACGATTTCGGCACTGGCTATTCCTCGCTCGACACGCTGCGCTCGTTCCCATTCGACAAGATCAAGCTCGATCGCTCCTTCATGGCCGATGTCGAGCGCAGCCCGCAGGCCAAGGCGATCATTCGCGCCGTGCTGACGCTGGGGCGCAGCCTCGACATTCCCGTGCTTGCCGAAGGTGTCGAGACCCATGTCCAGCTCACCATCCTGCAGGTCGAAGGCTGCAACGAGGCGCAAGGCTATTTCCTCGGCCGGCCCAAGCCGATCGATCAGATCGGGCTCATCAGCGGTGCTGACACCGGTGCACCCACCTTCGAGGTGCCTGTGAGGATGCGAGTAGCCATCGGCTGA
- a CDS encoding argininosuccinate synthase, translated as MSKTKDVKKVVLAYSGGLDTSIILKWLQTELGAEVVTFTADLGQGGELEPARKKAEMMGIKDIRIVDVREEFVADFVFPMFRANTVYEGTYLLGTSIARPLISKHLVDIARETGADAIAHGATGKGNDQVRFELSAYALNPDIKVIAPWRDWSFKSRTDLINFAEQHQIPVAKDKRGEAPFSVDANLLHSSSEGKVLEDPWSEPPEFVHQRTVSPMDAPDKVTEIEIEFLKGDPIALNGKKLSPATMLAALNDLGRDNGIGRLDLVENRFVGMKSRGVYETPGGAILIVAHRAIESITLDRGAAHLKDEFMPRYAELIYNGFWFSPERLMLQAMIDKSQEDVEGTVRLKLYKGNVMVTGRKSKKTLYSDALVTFEDDRGAYDQKDAAGFIRLNALRLRTLAARNRKG; from the coding sequence ATGTCCAAGACCAAAGACGTCAAGAAAGTCGTGCTCGCCTATTCCGGCGGCCTCGACACATCCATCATCCTGAAATGGCTGCAGACCGAACTCGGCGCCGAAGTCGTCACCTTCACCGCCGATCTCGGCCAGGGTGGCGAGTTGGAGCCGGCACGCAAGAAGGCCGAGATGATGGGCATCAAGGACATCCGCATCGTCGATGTGCGGGAGGAATTCGTCGCCGACTTCGTCTTCCCGATGTTCCGTGCCAACACCGTCTATGAAGGCACCTATCTGCTCGGCACCTCGATCGCGCGGCCGCTGATCTCCAAGCACCTTGTCGACATCGCCAGGGAGACCGGCGCCGATGCGATCGCCCATGGCGCCACCGGCAAGGGCAACGACCAGGTCCGCTTCGAGCTGTCGGCCTATGCGCTGAACCCCGATATCAAAGTCATCGCGCCCTGGCGCGACTGGTCGTTCAAGTCGCGCACCGACCTGATCAACTTCGCCGAGCAGCACCAGATCCCGGTGGCCAAGGACAAAAGGGGCGAGGCGCCGTTCTCGGTCGACGCCAACCTGCTGCACTCCTCTTCCGAGGGCAAGGTGCTGGAAGATCCGTGGAGCGAGCCGCCGGAATTCGTCCACCAGCGCACGGTCTCGCCGATGGACGCGCCGGACAAGGTAACCGAGATCGAGATCGAGTTCCTGAAGGGCGACCCGATCGCGCTCAACGGCAAGAAGCTGTCGCCGGCGACCATGCTGGCCGCCCTCAACGATCTTGGCCGCGACAACGGCATCGGCCGGCTCGACCTGGTCGAGAACCGTTTCGTCGGCATGAAATCGCGCGGCGTCTACGAGACGCCAGGCGGCGCCATCCTGATCGTGGCCCACCGCGCCATCGAATCGATCACGCTCGACCGCGGCGCCGCGCACCTCAAGGACGAGTTCATGCCGCGCTACGCCGAGCTCATCTACAACGGCTTCTGGTTCTCGCCCGAGCGCCTGATGCTGCAGGCGATGATCGACAAGAGCCAGGAAGACGTCGAAGGCACGGTACGGTTGAAGCTCTACAAGGGCAATGTCATGGTCACCGGCCGCAAGTCGAAGAAGACGCTCTATTCCGACGCGCTGGTCACCTTCGAGGACGATCGCGGCGCCTACGACCAGAAGGACGCCGCCGGCTTCATCCGCCTCAATGCGCTGAGGCTGCGCACGCTGGCTGCGCGCAACCGCAAGGGCTGA
- a CDS encoding LysE family translocator, giving the protein MSFIPDTATLIQFAIATVILAITPGPDMTLFVSRTLSQGRATGFASMAGALCGTLIHTTLVVVGVSALIVASPMAFFVLKIFGAGYLVFLAWQAIAKGSAFSPEKKTGPQISLLRSWAAGLGVNLLNPKIILFFMTFLPQFVSAHDPHAPGKLFFLGLMFIVLSIPVTAPMVLAAEKFSAAMKASPRVTRVVDYLFAGVFSAFALKILTAQAK; this is encoded by the coding sequence ATGTCCTTCATTCCCGACACCGCCACGCTGATCCAGTTCGCCATCGCCACGGTCATCCTGGCGATCACGCCCGGGCCGGACATGACCCTGTTCGTTTCGCGCACGCTGAGCCAGGGGCGCGCCACCGGCTTTGCCTCGATGGCGGGCGCGCTGTGCGGCACGCTGATCCACACCACGCTGGTGGTGGTCGGGGTCTCGGCGCTGATCGTCGCCTCGCCGATGGCCTTCTTCGTGCTGAAGATCTTTGGCGCCGGCTATCTCGTCTTCCTGGCCTGGCAGGCCATCGCCAAGGGCTCGGCCTTTTCGCCGGAGAAGAAGACAGGCCCGCAAATCTCGCTGCTGCGCAGCTGGGCGGCCGGGCTCGGCGTCAATTTGCTCAACCCGAAGATCATCCTGTTCTTCATGACCTTCCTGCCGCAATTCGTCTCCGCGCATGATCCGCACGCGCCGGGCAAGCTGTTCTTCCTGGGCTTGATGTTCATCGTGCTGTCGATCCCGGTGACGGCGCCGATGGTGCTGGCGGCAGAGAAATTCTCCGCGGCGATGAAGGCCAGCCCGCGCGTCACGCGGGTGGTCGACTATCTCTTCGCCGGCGTGTTCTCAGCCTTCGCGCTCAAGATCCTGACGGCCCAGGCGAAGTAG